GAAGCCCGTCGCCACGGCCGCGATCAGCACCAGGACGATGACGATGAGGATGAGAAATACAGTGCGCACCATCAGGCTCCTTCATTGCACGTTGCCCTTCCAACGCCTATCGCCCGCTTGCGTTGCCTGAGACTTTAAGGTCCTGCAGACGGTTGACCTTATGCGGCATCATGGCTATCGGGCGGCGCTTTCCGGGCGCCTTCGGGTGCTCGCTCATTATCAGGATAAGAAACCATGTCGCGGGTATGCGAGCTGACCGGCAAGGGCCGGCAGGTGGGCAACAATGTTTCCCACGCCAACAACAAGACCAAGCGCACGTTCCTGCCCAACCTGCAGAACGTGACCCTGATGTCGGATTCGCTCGAGCGCAGCGTGAAGCTGCGGGTCTCGACCCACGGCCTTCGCTCGGTCGAGCATGTGGGCGGCCTCGACAACTGGCTCGCCAAGACCGGTGAGGACAAGCTGAGCCCGAAGGCCCGCAAGCTCAAGCGCGAGCTCGCCAAGCAGGCTTCCGCGAAAGCCTAACGCTCCGCGTCGGCCGCGAGGTCGACGGCTATCATCAAAGTCCTCCGCCACGGGCGGAAATCATTGTCGGTGACGATCCACAGCCGGGTCCCGCCCCCGGCAGCGATTCGACGGCGAGACCCTCGGCATTGTCGAGCGGGCCGACGGGAAGCGCGATGTCCAGATCGCCGGGTCCGGTAACCCGAGCCGAGAATCCTGCCGGGCCGGCCCTCCTGCGAAGAAACAATGTCCCTCCTGCGGCAAGTGAGGCCGCATCGGAAACGCCGCTCGATTCGGCGTACCAGCGGATCCCGCCGTCCGAGCTCAGCGCCTCGACACCCCTGTTCCTGCGAAACTCGGGCCGGGCCACGTCGACCCGCTCGAGGGCCTTTTCGAAGCTGTCATCGTAGTGGATCAGTTGATGGCGTTGTTCGAACGCCACCCACCAGCCGCGCCCGCCCGGATCGCGCATCAGGGCCTCCGAATCGCGGCCGATCTTGGTGCGCGGGTTGCCCGACACCGCGGGTAACGGGCGCAGGGTCGCATTCCCATCGTGCCCGGGTGTAGGCAGCCAGATGAGCATTCCCTCGTCGGTCAGCACCAGCAAGCGGCCGCGATCCAGTGCGAGCCCCGAGAATCCACCGGCATGCGGGTCGTCAGACTTCAGTTCCCACGCGCCGGCCAGTCGCGCCTTGGGATGCCTCATCGGCCCGACGTCGGCGGCTTCCCAGCGGACGGCTGCGGTCCCGGGCCTCAGGTCCAGCGGCGGGCGATTGGTGCGAAGCCAATGGGCCGTCGCGAGGATTAATGCGGCCAAGCACAAGTAACTGAAAAGACGCGATTTCCTGAATGAAAGCTGCATGCGCCGTTCAGGCCCGGCGCATCGCGGATCGGGCATAAGCCATGTCTCTGACGGGGTTTCCCCCTTTTCCCCGTCATGGCCGGCCACGGCCATTAGTATCCCTCGCGTCGCGTAACGAGGGGGGGCCGGAGTGCGTAATTGCTCCGGCCCCAAACTTTTCCCCACCGACATATTCTGCGTCACTCGCGGTCGAACAGGGCCGCCAGCTGCTCGATCAGCGCTCCGCCCAATTGCTCGGCATCCATGATCGTGACTGCGCGCTGGTAATAGCGCGTCACGTCGTGGCCGATACCGATGGCCGAAAGCTCGACCGTCGAGCGCGATTCGATCCAGCCGATGACTTGGCGAAGATGCCGTTCGAGATAGGTTCCGCCATTGGCCGAAGCGGTCGAATCGTCGACCGGTGCGCCATCCGAAATGACCATCAGGACGCGGCGCTCTTCCGGGCGAGCAAGCAGCCGGCGATGCGCCCAGAGCAGGGCTTCGCCGTCGATATTTTCCTTGAGCAGGCCTTCGCGCATCATCAGGCCGAGGCCGCGGCGCGCATGGCGATAGGGCTCGTCGGCGCGCTTGTAGACGATATGGCGAAGATCATTGAGCCGGCCAGGATTGGGCGGCCGCCCTTCCGCAAGCCACGCCTCGCGGCACTGGCCGCCTTTCCACGCGCGGGTCGTAAAGCCGAGAATTTCCGTCGCAACGCCGCAGCGTTCCAAAGTACGTGCGAGGACGTCCGCGCAGATGGCGGCGATGGCAATCGGCCGCCCGCGCATCGACCCCGAATTGTCGATCAGCAGGCTGACGATCGTGTCCTTGAACTCCGTCTCCCGCTCCACCTTGTAGCTTAGCGAGTGAGCGGGCGAGACGACGACGCGCGCAAGCCGGGCTGCGTCGAGCAAGCCTTCTTCCTGATCGAAATCCCAGCTTCGCGCCTGCTGCGCCATCAACCGGCGCTGGAGACGATTGGCGAGGCGCGTCACCAATGCGGACTGACGGCCGATCTGCTGATCGAGGTAGGCGCGCAGGCGGCCGAGTTCCTCGTCGTCGCATAGGTCATGCGCGTCGACGACCTCGTCGAAGCGGCTCGTGTAGGGGCGGTAATCGGTCGGCGGCTCGTCCTGCCGGTTGCGCCGGGCCGAGCGCGCTGCAGTTTGCTCGCCGCCCTCGTCGGCGCTCGAGGGGTCGCCCTCCTCCATCTGCTGGTCGGTGGACTCGGCATCGCCGTCGCCCTCCTCGGTCTGGTCGGAACGTGCCTCCATCTCGCCCTGCTCCGCCCCGACGCCTGGTCCTGGTCGTCGCCTTCTTCGGCGGATTCGCTCTCGCCGGCATCGTCATCGCCGCCCGCCTCTTCCGGCTCCTGCGGCTGCTGCTCCGCATCCGCCTCAAGATCGAGATCCTCGAGAAGGCGCCGCGACAATTCCGCGAACGCGCCCTGATCGTCAATCGTAAGGGCCAAGGCGTCGAGCTCGGCGCCGGCCTTCTCCTCGATCCACCGTTCAACCAGCGCCAGTCCCGGGCGCGCCGATTCCGGCGGAGCTGCTCCGGTTAGCCGCTGCCTGGCGAGAAGCCCGATGGCGGTGGCCAGCGGGACTTCCTCGGCGCTGCGCGCACGGCCGATCGCATCCAGCCTGACGCGCGCTTCGACGTGAGAGCCGAGATTGGCGCTGACCCCGGCCATGGACCGCGCGCCGAGCGCTTCCACCCTGGCCGTTTCCAGAGCGTCGAATACCGCCCTGGCATCCGCATCAAGCGGAGCGCGGGAGGCATGAAGCCGCCCGTCATGATGCCGAAGCAGGAGCGCCGCGGAATCGGCGGCTCCGCGCGCTTCGGCGACCAGCCGCGGTTCGAGCGAAGGCCCAGGCGAAACGACCCGCGCGATCTTGCCCGTCGCATTTCCCCCGTCCGACGCGAAAACCACATCGGCCTCGGCATCGCGGGCAATGGCGCGCGTTGCGCTGGCAAGCGCAGTGCGGAATCGGTCGAGGGACGAATCGACCATCGGTTCAGGCGCTGTGCGCGATGCTCTCCGGCAGGTCCGAAGCGAACACCCGCTGGTAATATTCCGCGATCAGGGGCCGTTCGCTTTCGTCGCACTTGTTGAGGAACGAGACTCGAAACGCATAGCCGACATCGCCGAAGATCAGCGCGTTCTGGGCCCAGCTGATGACGGTGCGCGGGCTCATGACGGTCGAGATATCGCCGTTGATGAAACCCTGGCGCGATAGGTCGGCAACCTTGACCATTTTTTCGACCGTCGCCTTGCCGTCCGGGCTGTCATATTCGCCCGACTTGGCGAGCACGATCCGCGCCTCGGTCTCGGCCGGGAGGTAATTCAACGTTGAGACGATGTTCCAGCGGTCCATCTGCCCTGATTGATCGCCTGGGTGCCATGATAGAGTCCGGTCGTGTCGCCAAGGCCGATGGTGTTGGTCGTCGCGAACAGCCGGAACCATGGGTTCGGGCGAATCACCCGGTTCTGATCGAGCAGGGTGAGCTTGCCCTCCGTCTCCAGCACGCGCTGGATCACGAACATCACGTCGGGCCGGCCGGCGTCATATTCGTCGAAGACGAGCGCCACTGGATGCTGGAGCGCCCAAGGCAGAAGGCCTTCGCGGAACTCCGTCACCTGCTGGCCGTCGCGCAGCACGATGGCATCACGTCCGACGAGATCGATCCGGCTGATGTGCGCATCGAGGTTGATCCGGACCAGCGGCCAGTTGAGGCGCGCCGCCACCTGCTCGATGTGAGTCGACTTGCCCGTGCCATGATAGCCCTGAACCATCACGCGGCGGTTGCGGGCGAAACCGGCAAGAATCGCCAGCGTCGTGTCGGGATCGAAAACGTAAGCCGGGTCGAGGTCGGGAACGCGCTCGTCGGCCTCGCTGAAGGCCGGCACTTCCATATCGATGTCGAGGCCGAACAGGTCGCGCGCCTTCACCATTCGGTCTGGCGAGGCGAGGATTGTGTCTTCGCGGCTATCGAGCGTCACGTTGGGAATCTCGGTCATTGGGAGGCCTTAGGCCCTAGCACGGCCGCCCTCAAGCATTGGAAATCACGGCCTTGGGGGCAACTCGAAAAGGTCGACGAACCGATCGAGCAGCGCCTTGTCGCCGGACCACTGGATGAGTTCGTAGGGCGCGCCGCCGTA
The window above is part of the Sphingomonas sp. HDW15A genome. Proteins encoded here:
- a CDS encoding esterase-like activity of phytase family protein → MAALILATAHWLRTNRPPLDLRPGTAAVRWEAADVGPMRHPKARLAGAWELKSDDPHAGGFSGLALDRGRLLVLTDEGMLIWLPTPGHDGNATLRPLPAVSGNPRTKIGRDSEALMRDPGGRGWWVAFEQRHQLIHYDDSFEKALERVDVARPEFRRNRGVEALSSDGGIRWYAESSGVSDAASLAAGGTLFLRRRAGPAGFSARVTGPGDLDIALPVGPLDNAEGLAVESLPGAGPGCGSSPTMISARGGGL
- the rpmB gene encoding 50S ribosomal protein L28; the protein is MSRVCELTGKGRQVGNNVSHANNKTKRTFLPNLQNVTLMSDSLERSVKLRVSTHGLRSVEHVGGLDNWLAKTGEDKLSPKARKLKRELAKQASAKA